From Lysinibacillus sp. SGAir0095, the proteins below share one genomic window:
- a CDS encoding VTT domain-containing protein codes for MDMSEIIEVLRKLDSELYYYIDQFGIYIYLLLFLIVFGKTGFVILSFLPGDSLLFASGAIAAVGELNIFILLILLFVATSLADSNNFLIGHAFKKIPTDKNYLTKVIPQSSIDKASDFLSEYEKIAITFSRFIPFMRTMIPFIAGFTGHSYNTFVRYNVLGALIWTFVWLGTGFGLGNIPWVEDNLLFTLALITVIMFIPSIYGFTSHFHKKNSAITNNSEL; via the coding sequence ATGGATATGTCTGAAATAATAGAAGTGCTAAGGAAGCTAGATTCTGAACTTTACTATTACATAGATCAGTTCGGAATCTATATATACCTCTTGTTATTTTTAATTGTTTTTGGTAAAACGGGATTTGTTATTTTGTCTTTCTTACCTGGTGATTCCCTTCTGTTTGCCAGTGGTGCAATTGCTGCTGTAGGGGAGTTAAATATTTTTATTTTGTTAATATTACTTTTTGTCGCTACTTCTTTAGCAGATAGTAATAATTTTTTGATCGGACATGCTTTTAAAAAAATACCTACTGATAAGAATTATCTTACTAAGGTAATTCCACAATCAAGCATCGATAAAGCAAGCGATTTCTTGAGTGAGTATGAAAAAATTGCCATTACTTTCTCTCGTTTTATCCCTTTTATGCGAACAATGATACCGTTCATTGCTGGTTTTACTGGACATTCTTATAATACCTTCGTTCGGTATAATGTGCTGGGAGCGTTGATTTGGACTTTTGTATGGTTAGGAACCGGTTTTGGACTAGGAAATATCCCTTGGGTTGAAGATAACCTGTTATTTACTTTGGCTTTAATTACAGTCATTATGTTTATCCCTAGCATTTATGGTTTTACTAGTCATTTTCACAAGAAAAATTCAGCTATAACCAACAACAGTGAATTATAG
- a CDS encoding methylated-DNA--[protein]-cysteine S-methyltransferase: METIIYYQYLLHKQWKVYIAATEKGLCYLGTEHSSIEELVKACIKQFPNGRLIEAIDELTIYKKELIEYFNGERTQFDFNFDVIGTTFQMKVWNALSLIPYGKSFCYSDIANQIGNPNAVRAVGTAIGSNPVAIVIPCHRVLGKNGTLTGFSGGLDVKEKLLTLEKIPYKG, translated from the coding sequence ATGGAAACGATTATCTATTACCAATACCTTTTACATAAACAATGGAAAGTTTATATTGCAGCTACAGAAAAAGGACTTTGTTATTTAGGAACAGAGCATTCTTCAATTGAGGAATTAGTAAAAGCCTGTATAAAGCAATTCCCTAATGGGAGACTGATAGAAGCAATCGATGAATTAACGATATATAAAAAAGAATTAATAGAATACTTTAACGGAGAAAGAACACAATTTGACTTCAATTTTGATGTTATTGGTACAACCTTCCAAATGAAAGTATGGAATGCACTAAGCTTAATCCCATACGGTAAGTCATTTTGTTATTCAGATATCGCAAATCAAATTGGAAACCCAAATGCCGTAAGAGCTGTAGGAACAGCAATTGGTTCTAATCCTGTTGCTATTGTAATCCCCTGTCACCGTGTACTAGGTAAAAACGGTACTCTAACAGGCTTTAGCGGTGGATTGGATGTTAAAGAAAAGCTATTAACACTTGAGAAAATTCCTTATAAAGGATGA
- the crcB gene encoding fluoride efflux transporter CrcB codes for MEWMMVSFGGGMGATLRYLVQLWIVKKRISSYWATALVNVFGSFMLGITSNIAVDSSTILAFFTVGILGAFTTFSTFAFDIVKLLEAKKYKLALLFVSVNLIGGFIGFSFGWLI; via the coding sequence ATGGAATGGATGATGGTGTCTTTTGGAGGAGGTATGGGGGCAACACTTAGATACTTGGTTCAATTATGGATAGTGAAAAAGAGGATTTCTTCTTACTGGGCGACAGCTTTAGTCAATGTATTTGGATCTTTTATGCTAGGGATTACTAGTAATATCGCAGTAGATTCAAGTACTATATTAGCTTTTTTCACTGTTGGCATTTTAGGAGCATTTACCACCTTTTCTACGTTTGCTTTTGATATTGTAAAGTTACTGGAAGCAAAAAAGTATAAGTTAGCATTATTGTTCGTAAGTGTAAATTTAATCGGTGGTTTTATTGGCTTTTCGTTTGGCTGGTTGATTTGA
- a CDS encoding FUSC family protein, with protein sequence MGETKVDSRSIFRQALTVNKKPFPWLKAFLAGVAAGLPIAIGLFFGSLHNGLIAGLGGFTFLYVFPIPYAQLAKKLAWCVLAITGCVLIGTILAPYPIITSIMMGIIGAIGIFVFGALRLVGPSAIFFVLIFAMVTGMPIAPEEALSRAGLAFLGGALSWIIAMSGWLFYPHGPEKNIVKRSYLELANYFDAIGTTSENDAQHRVMATLKEANETIASGYIAWRNANLYNHLVVLNNYANKIYFFSIEQKLTEQKAILPVELGESLRKIAEIIDTTNMYDSAASVLLNHPYEMDEKIAQVFMEINAAKDSLMDSSITLKAQASIQKPSAKRILLGAFDKNSIIFINALRFGAFTIFAAIFAFEFEFNRSFWIPLSCVAVMSGATVVATFHRAIQRSFGTIFGILIASIIISFHPTGYIIALLIFLLTFITELFIVKNYGLAALFFTPAALIMAEAGSNGDLSFAFIASTRLIDVLIGVIIGLIGVWFVGRKSASSRLPHLVAKTIRSQEQVFYVLFSNQKIYQDYGRNIEFNKMETNIRNLKTVFDTATGEIPKDKKAIEHYWPIVNSLEELGFLFDKCARLNTRPILDDEIIAHYLLIFKSIAIAADRRNHVDQRSLPKIAGFPSIVDKIEDLQLKIHRPN encoded by the coding sequence ATGGGGGAAACAAAAGTTGATTCACGATCCATTTTTAGACAGGCATTAACAGTTAATAAAAAACCGTTTCCCTGGTTGAAAGCATTTTTAGCTGGAGTTGCAGCTGGATTACCAATAGCTATAGGACTATTTTTTGGAAGCTTACATAATGGTTTGATTGCTGGTTTGGGTGGTTTTACATTTCTCTATGTATTTCCGATTCCTTATGCACAATTAGCAAAAAAACTTGCATGGTGTGTCTTAGCGATTACTGGCTGCGTTTTAATTGGAACAATACTTGCCCCATATCCTATAATAACATCAATTATGATGGGAATTATTGGAGCGATAGGGATCTTTGTATTTGGAGCACTTCGGTTAGTTGGGCCATCCGCTATCTTTTTTGTACTTATTTTTGCCATGGTAACAGGGATGCCAATTGCACCAGAGGAAGCATTAAGCCGAGCTGGGTTAGCATTTTTGGGTGGAGCATTATCATGGATTATTGCTATGAGTGGGTGGCTTTTTTATCCACATGGTCCTGAAAAAAATATCGTTAAAAGAAGCTATCTCGAACTTGCCAATTACTTTGATGCTATTGGAACAACTAGTGAAAATGATGCTCAGCATCGCGTAATGGCAACATTAAAGGAAGCAAATGAGACGATTGCTTCTGGTTATATAGCTTGGAGGAATGCGAATCTTTATAATCATTTAGTTGTATTAAATAATTATGCCAATAAGATCTATTTTTTTTCCATTGAGCAAAAGTTAACTGAACAGAAGGCAATACTACCAGTGGAATTAGGGGAATCTCTTCGTAAAATAGCGGAGATTATCGATACAACAAATATGTACGATTCTGCTGCCTCGGTACTTTTAAATCACCCTTATGAAATGGATGAGAAAATTGCACAAGTTTTTATGGAAATAAATGCAGCAAAAGATAGTTTAATGGATTCAAGTATTACGCTAAAAGCTCAAGCTTCTATACAAAAACCATCAGCCAAAAGAATTTTACTTGGAGCGTTCGATAAGAATTCAATTATATTTATCAATGCGTTAAGATTTGGTGCTTTTACGATATTTGCTGCGATCTTTGCTTTTGAATTTGAATTTAATCGGTCCTTCTGGATCCCACTATCATGCGTTGCAGTCATGTCAGGTGCGACTGTAGTGGCTACTTTTCATCGAGCAATCCAGCGAAGTTTTGGTACAATTTTTGGAATATTAATAGCCAGTATAATAATTTCTTTTCATCCCACAGGATACATCATCGCTCTTTTAATTTTTCTCCTAACATTTATTACCGAGTTATTTATTGTGAAAAATTATGGATTAGCAGCATTATTTTTTACTCCCGCAGCACTTATTATGGCTGAAGCCGGATCAAATGGGGATTTATCATTTGCATTTATAGCATCAACACGTTTAATTGATGTGTTGATAGGTGTAATAATTGGATTAATCGGTGTTTGGTTTGTTGGTCGAAAATCAGCCTCCAGTCGGCTTCCACATTTAGTAGCAAAAACAATTCGTTCTCAGGAACAAGTATTTTATGTATTGTTTTCAAACCAGAAAATCTATCAAGATTATGGTCGAAATATTGAATTTAACAAAATGGAGACAAATATCCGTAATTTAAAGACAGTTTTTGATACTGCTACAGGAGAAATACCGAAGGATAAAAAAGCAATTGAACATTATTGGCCAATTGTAAATTCACTAGAAGAACTCGGCTTCTTATTTGATAAATGTGCAAGATTAAACACTCGTCCAATTTTAGATGATGAAATCATTGCTCATTACCTATTAATTTTTAAGTCCATCGCAATAGCGGCTGATCGAAGAAATCATGTTGATCAACGCTCCCTACCCAAAATTGCAGGATTCCCGAGTATTGTTGACAAAATTGAAGACTTGCAATTGAAAATCCATAGACCTAATTAG
- a CDS encoding CrcB family protein: MQNGIQVFLGGMVGSLLRYIVQVYTNTSVMLWVVNILGSFVLGSLNGYFLKKDKPLKLFLTTGMMGAFTTFSTFTGNWFSLLNEHFLIGIVYAISMTLACFTAASIGYCMNRGKLTWNG; the protein is encoded by the coding sequence TTGCAAAATGGTATTCAAGTATTTTTGGGTGGTATGGTAGGTAGCCTATTAAGATATATCGTACAAGTATATACAAATACCTCGGTCATGCTTTGGGTAGTAAATATTCTTGGCAGCTTTGTTCTTGGGAGTCTAAATGGATACTTTCTAAAGAAAGATAAGCCTTTAAAGCTATTCTTAACTACAGGGATGATGGGGGCATTCACTACCTTTTCCACCTTTACCGGAAATTGGTTTTCACTTTTGAATGAGCACTTTTTAATAGGTATTGTTTATGCGATTTCAATGACCTTGGCTTGTTTTACAGCAGCATCGATTGGGTATTGTATGAATCGAGGGAAACTAACATGGAATGGATGA
- a CDS encoding DUF4064 domain-containing protein has protein sequence MKRTGERVLSIIATILNVLAVGFLIVMLFGGKMLIDTGMNDPLIQSEMESQMYASGLTEAEIDEALLFMDDFISFISGIGWIFVVLGIIAIILGVIGAVKVNKNAKLAGILFIIAAVLSGIISLQGILLIIAAIMCFVRKPKSEIPLQKTDENGYVIE, from the coding sequence GTGAAAAGAACTGGCGAAAGAGTTTTAAGTATTATTGCAACTATATTAAATGTATTGGCAGTAGGTTTCTTAATAGTGATGTTATTTGGTGGTAAAATGCTAATAGATACCGGAATGAACGATCCACTCATACAAAGTGAAATGGAAAGTCAAATGTATGCTAGTGGATTAACAGAAGCGGAAATAGATGAGGCCTTATTATTTATGGATGATTTTATTTCCTTTATAAGTGGAATAGGTTGGATATTTGTAGTATTAGGCATAATAGCAATTATATTGGGCGTTATTGGTGCAGTAAAAGTAAATAAAAATGCTAAATTAGCAGGCATTTTATTTATTATAGCAGCAGTTTTATCGGGAATTATTTCATTACAGGGTATCTTGTTAATCATTGCAGCCATAATGTGCTTTGTTCGTAAACCAAAATCTGAAATTCCACTTCAAAAAACAGATGAAAATGGATATGTGATCGAGTAA
- a CDS encoding nucleoside 2-deoxyribosyltransferase, protein MKAYLANGLFSIGDRLVNELIAKEIRKAIPEIDLYVPQENDAINDKQAFANSLAIAEADMAKLQNSDVLIAVLDGIEIDSGVAAEIGVFSTYNRPVIALFSDVRQLGRDNHEKINALIKDGTENQFIYRNLFVIGIIKRNGVIVSTVEAVVENVKRYLGEEKQ, encoded by the coding sequence ATGAAGGCATATTTAGCAAATGGATTATTTTCAATAGGGGATCGATTAGTAAATGAATTAATCGCTAAGGAAATTCGAAAGGCAATACCGGAAATCGATTTATACGTCCCACAGGAAAATGATGCGATTAACGACAAGCAAGCATTCGCAAATAGTTTAGCAATCGCAGAAGCTGACATGGCAAAACTGCAGAATAGTGATGTGTTAATTGCTGTATTGGATGGGATTGAAATAGATTCTGGCGTAGCAGCTGAGATTGGTGTTTTTTCAACATATAATCGACCAGTTATCGCATTGTTTTCTGATGTGCGTCAACTAGGACGAGACAATCATGAAAAGATTAATGCTCTTATAAAAGATGGAACAGAAAATCAGTTTATTTATCGAAATTTATTTGTCATAGGCATAATTAAACGAAATGGAGTTATTGTAAGTACAGTGGAAGCTGTTGTTGAAAATGTGAAGAGGTATTTAGGGGAGGAAAAACAGTGA
- a CDS encoding DUF1648 domain-containing protein, translating into MKDYLPYRPILKLPKTRIEKTLDGIGILLFVGAILYVVMNWGNIPDDVPAHFNAAGEVDRWGSKFEFIILPIIGLFLFVLMSLLEKAPHMHNYPSRINESNVEQFYLHSRKLLNVIKNICLMMFAYLIVQIGRVALGKIETLGIGFVPVILIILFGAIGIGLFKQSKIK; encoded by the coding sequence ATGAAAGATTACTTACCTTACAGACCTATTCTTAAATTACCCAAAACAAGAATTGAAAAAACTTTAGACGGGATTGGAATTTTACTTTTTGTAGGGGCCATTCTCTATGTTGTAATGAATTGGGGAAATATCCCTGATGATGTCCCCGCGCATTTTAACGCAGCAGGGGAAGTGGATCGATGGGGGTCTAAATTTGAGTTTATTATCCTCCCAATTATTGGACTATTTTTATTTGTTTTAATGAGTCTATTAGAAAAAGCCCCTCATATGCATAATTATCCTAGCCGTATCAACGAATCGAATGTGGAACAATTTTATTTGCATAGTCGAAAATTATTAAATGTCATTAAGAATATATGTTTAATGATGTTTGCATATTTGATAGTCCAGATTGGTCGTGTTGCCCTAGGAAAGATCGAAACTTTGGGGATTGGGTTTGTACCTGTTATTCTTATAATATTATTTGGCGCTATCGGAATAGGGCTGTTTAAGCAATCCAAAATTAAATAA
- a CDS encoding chemotaxis protein CheW, which yields MSFEKVVIFSCGKEEYAVPVEQVVSIEKLSRITPIPHLPNYLLGFGRVRGELIPIIDFNRILYNQTSQGDLCRIVVLNTDIVNYGLVVNEAKEIINLTENEIKQVGLVNYSKTRYFTAVANLEDRMIACVDPKILVNSLDGIREIIEYLHKLLEDENNQVNT from the coding sequence ATGTCATTTGAAAAAGTCGTTATATTTAGTTGTGGAAAAGAAGAATACGCTGTACCAGTAGAACAGGTTGTTTCGATTGAAAAATTGAGCCGTATTACGCCAATTCCTCATTTACCGAATTATTTGCTTGGTTTTGGGAGAGTACGAGGAGAGCTTATTCCAATCATTGATTTTAACCGGATTTTATATAATCAGACAAGCCAAGGTGATTTATGTAGAATTGTTGTGCTAAACACGGATATCGTAAATTATGGTTTAGTTGTAAATGAAGCAAAGGAAATAATCAATCTTACAGAAAATGAAATTAAGCAAGTTGGACTTGTAAATTATTCAAAAACTCGCTATTTTACAGCAGTAGCAAATTTGGAAGATCGCATGATTGCTTGTGTCGATCCGAAAATACTAGTAAATTCACTGGATGGAATTCGCGAAATCATCGAATATTTGCATAAACTACTTGAGGATGAAAACAATCAAGTTAATACCTAA
- a CDS encoding M20/M25/M40 family metallo-hydrolase: protein MNSRLVNEFLELVQIDSETKHEEIIAPILVKKLEEMGFDVYQDDAHTRNGHGAGNIIATLKGSLDVEPIYFTVHMDTVVPGVGIKPEIREDGYIYSDGTTILGADDKAGMAALFEMARRLKEQDIAHGTIQFIITAGEESGLVGAKELDPSRIEAKLGFAVDSDGKVGGIVTAAPFQAKLETKIFGKTAHAGVAPEKGISAITLAAKAVAKMDLGRIDEETTANIGRFEGGKATNIVCDEVYILAEARSINKEKLDAQVNHMKATFENVTESLGGRAEVDVKLMYPGFSVTEADRVVQIAMQAVENVGRKPQLGISGGGSDANVIAGFGIPTVNLSVGYEEIHTTNERMPIEELEKLADLLIEVVKCSSK from the coding sequence ATGAATAGCCGTTTAGTAAATGAATTTTTAGAACTAGTCCAAATTGATTCGGAAACAAAACATGAAGAAATCATCGCGCCAATCCTCGTTAAAAAGTTAGAAGAAATGGGATTTGATGTGTATCAAGATGATGCTCATACCCGTAATGGTCATGGTGCAGGGAATATTATTGCAACATTAAAAGGTTCACTTGATGTAGAGCCTATCTATTTTACTGTTCATATGGATACAGTTGTCCCAGGTGTTGGCATCAAACCTGAGATTCGAGAAGATGGCTACATTTATTCAGACGGAACTACGATATTAGGAGCAGATGATAAAGCAGGAATGGCTGCACTATTTGAAATGGCTCGTCGATTAAAAGAACAAGATATTGCACACGGAACAATTCAATTTATCATCACAGCTGGTGAGGAAAGTGGTTTAGTTGGAGCAAAAGAATTAGATCCTTCACGTATTGAAGCAAAATTAGGCTTTGCAGTAGATAGTGATGGTAAAGTAGGCGGAATTGTAACAGCAGCACCATTCCAAGCTAAACTGGAAACGAAAATTTTCGGGAAAACAGCTCACGCTGGTGTAGCCCCTGAAAAAGGAATTTCTGCAATTACCTTAGCAGCAAAAGCGGTAGCGAAAATGGACCTTGGCAGAATTGATGAAGAAACAACCGCGAATATTGGTCGATTTGAAGGCGGCAAGGCAACAAATATCGTATGTGATGAAGTGTATATTCTTGCCGAAGCACGTTCTATTAACAAAGAAAAATTAGACGCTCAAGTGAATCATATGAAAGCAACGTTTGAGAATGTAACAGAAAGTCTTGGAGGCCGTGCGGAGGTTGATGTGAAACTAATGTATCCAGGATTCTCAGTAACAGAAGCTGATCGTGTTGTTCAAATTGCAATGCAGGCTGTCGAAAATGTTGGGAGAAAACCACAACTTGGAATATCAGGTGGTGGAAGCGACGCAAATGTAATTGCTGGATTTGGTATTCCAACAGTGAATCTTTCGGTTGGTTATGAAGAAATTCATACAACAAACGAACGTATGCCTATTGAAGAATTAGAAAAATTAGCCGATTTATTAATAGAAGTAGTAAAATGTTCTTCAAAGTAG